A genomic segment from Gemmatimonas aurantiaca encodes:
- a CDS encoding dicarboxylate/amino acid:cation symporter, which produces MLSRIARNLTFQVLVAVAIGVLIGVVAPDTGKALKPVGDTFINLVKMVITPIIFLTIVHGIASMADLRKLGRVGGKALLYFELVSTLALAIGLVIVNVTKPGAGLDISMLAAGDVSKYATAGKEQGMLEFLLHIVPSNVVAAFAGGELLPVVFFSVLFGVALTAVGDAGRDLIDLLVRLQAVFFRIVHIVMKVAPLGALGAMAYTVGAFGLKTLLPLGRLMLDVYATMAVFVFVVLALICRTFGFRIWTFLRYIREEILLVLGTSSSEAALPGMLEKLERYGCAKSVVGLVIPTGYSFNLDGTSIYLSMATIFIAQVYGIDLSIGQQLTLLGILMLTSKGAAGVTGSGFIVLASTLAATRTVPVEGVALLLGVDRFMSEARAITNLIGNGVATLVVARSEGAFDDTKRVIAEEEMRSGATV; this is translated from the coding sequence GTGCTCTCGCGTATTGCCCGCAATCTGACCTTTCAGGTCCTCGTCGCTGTTGCCATCGGTGTCCTGATCGGTGTCGTCGCTCCCGACACGGGCAAGGCGCTCAAGCCTGTCGGCGATACGTTCATCAATCTCGTGAAGATGGTGATCACGCCGATCATCTTCCTCACGATCGTGCATGGCATCGCCAGCATGGCCGATCTGCGCAAGCTCGGACGTGTGGGCGGAAAGGCGCTGCTGTATTTCGAGCTCGTGTCCACGCTCGCGCTGGCCATCGGCCTCGTGATCGTGAACGTCACGAAGCCCGGCGCCGGACTCGATATCTCCATGCTGGCCGCCGGCGACGTAAGCAAGTACGCCACGGCGGGCAAGGAACAGGGCATGCTGGAGTTCCTGCTGCATATCGTGCCCAGCAACGTGGTGGCCGCGTTTGCCGGCGGGGAATTGCTGCCCGTGGTGTTCTTCTCCGTGCTCTTCGGCGTGGCGCTCACCGCGGTGGGCGACGCCGGACGCGATCTCATCGATCTGCTGGTGCGTCTGCAGGCGGTGTTCTTCCGCATCGTGCACATCGTCATGAAGGTCGCGCCGCTCGGGGCACTGGGCGCGATGGCCTACACTGTGGGCGCGTTCGGTCTGAAGACGCTGCTGCCGCTCGGCCGGCTGATGCTCGATGTGTACGCGACGATGGCCGTGTTCGTGTTCGTCGTCCTGGCGCTCATCTGTCGCACCTTCGGTTTCCGGATCTGGACCTTCCTGCGGTACATCCGCGAGGAGATCCTGCTGGTACTGGGCACGTCGAGCAGTGAGGCCGCGTTGCCCGGCATGCTGGAAAAACTCGAACGGTACGGCTGTGCGAAATCGGTGGTGGGACTCGTGATCCCCACCGGCTATTCGTTCAATCTCGATGGCACGAGCATCTATCTGTCGATGGCGACGATCTTCATCGCGCAGGTGTATGGCATCGATCTGAGCATCGGACAACAGCTCACGCTGCTGGGCATTCTCATGCTCACCAGCAAGGGTGCGGCCGGTGTGACCGGATCGGGATTCATCGTGCTGGCGAGTACACTGGCGGCCACTCGCACGGTGCCCGTGGAGGGGGTGGCGCTGCTGCTGGGTGTGGACCGGTTCATGTCCGAAGCGCGCGCCATCACCAATCTCATCGGCAATGGCGTGGCCACACTGGTGGTCGCGCGCAGTGAAGGGGCGTTCGACGATACGAAGCGCGTGATCGCCGAGGAAGAGATGCGCAGCGGGGCTACGGTCTGA